In the Anaerosporomusa subterranea genome, one interval contains:
- the infB gene encoding translation initiation factor IF-2: MSKYRVYELAKDYNTTSKLIIDILSRNNMLAKNHMSSVDDDAKAVIERTFARKTGVEFSSEEPKRPILPTRPVEDLRSAQIGQQQARPMQNRPGVQQPQRPGTPQQPQQQQLPRQNVQQPQRPMQQPQQSYQSNQQPRQPNSSQFVSGPTQQGQQPVRPAGQPNRPIQQQQPQRPGSQPFRNPQYQQPRPTNQPMSGNQSPAPRQGGQQYGAPQNQRPPMHNQRPQDLNQRPNDPNQRRTDARPVDNRQPQGQQRPRPQTNQPRPAGPTGAPQQHTAGQQNQQRNDNNRSNNNRPGQQGNRQRPTGQQDRRGPNSQNRQQQQNRHRPHSGQSIQAKAEPPKPKVVKLGTESMTVKELSAKFGREVGEIIKKLMMLGVMATINQEIDMDTAKILASEFGITVEELPPAEDPTEIPDIEDSAESLLPRPPVVTIMGHVDHGKTSLLDAIRQTNVTGQEAGGITQHIGAYQVNYQNNKIVFLDTPGHEAFTAMRARGAQVTDIAILVVAADDGVMPQTIEAINHAKAAKVPIIVAVNKIDRPGANVDRIKQQLTEQGLVTEEWGGETIVVPVSAKTKTGINELLEMILLVAEVQDLKANPNRLAIGTIIEAELDKGRGPVATVLVQKGTLRIGDTIIAGTAYGKVRAMINDRGDKVKKATPSTPVEVLGLSDVPMAGDILAVVDENTARSVAEKRVSKKRIEDMGQMQKITLDDLFTQIQEGKLKDLNIVIKADGQGSIEALRQAFAGMQNKEVRVSLVHAGVGAINESDVMLASAANALVIGFNVRPDANSRKAAEAEKVDIRTYRVIYDVVNDVEAAMTGMLAPEYKEVIQGRLEARKVISVPKAVVAGCYVLEGKIFNNSQLRIVRNGIVVHEGKVESLRRFKDEVKEVAAGYECGVSVEKYRDIKEGDILEAFTMELVKQSS, encoded by the coding sequence ATGTCTAAATATAGAGTATATGAGTTAGCAAAAGATTATAATACTACGAGTAAACTGATAATAGATATCTTATCTCGTAATAATATGTTAGCCAAGAATCATATGAGCAGTGTGGACGATGACGCAAAAGCGGTTATTGAACGCACCTTTGCGCGTAAAACCGGCGTTGAGTTTTCAAGCGAAGAGCCAAAGCGCCCAATATTACCTACCCGCCCGGTGGAAGACCTGCGGTCGGCTCAAATTGGTCAACAACAGGCCCGTCCGATGCAGAATCGACCTGGGGTTCAGCAACCACAGCGTCCAGGTACGCCGCAGCAGCCTCAGCAGCAACAGCTGCCACGACAAAATGTACAACAACCGCAAAGGCCCATGCAACAACCGCAGCAATCATACCAGTCAAATCAGCAGCCACGCCAGCCAAATTCATCCCAGTTTGTGTCCGGGCCGACACAACAAGGGCAACAACCAGTTCGCCCAGCCGGACAACCTAATCGTCCGATTCAGCAACAGCAACCACAGCGTCCTGGCTCTCAGCCATTTCGCAATCCTCAATACCAACAACCAAGACCAACCAATCAGCCTATGTCCGGGAACCAATCACCTGCTCCCCGGCAAGGAGGACAACAGTATGGCGCTCCGCAAAATCAGCGGCCACCAATGCATAATCAGCGCCCCCAAGATTTGAACCAGCGCCCCAATGATCCAAACCAACGGCGCACTGATGCTCGTCCGGTTGATAATCGCCAACCACAAGGACAGCAACGGCCGCGTCCACAAACCAATCAACCGAGACCAGCAGGCCCTACTGGAGCACCGCAACAACATACTGCCGGACAACAAAACCAGCAGCGTAACGATAATAATCGCAGCAACAACAACCGTCCCGGTCAACAGGGAAACCGCCAACGCCCCACTGGGCAACAAGACCGTAGAGGACCAAATTCACAAAATAGACAGCAGCAACAGAACCGTCATCGCCCGCATAGCGGTCAATCAATTCAGGCAAAGGCCGAACCACCGAAACCTAAAGTAGTCAAATTGGGCACCGAATCGATGACGGTAAAAGAACTGTCAGCCAAATTTGGCCGCGAAGTCGGCGAAATTATTAAAAAGCTGATGATGCTTGGAGTCATGGCCACGATTAATCAAGAAATTGATATGGATACTGCTAAAATTCTCGCAAGCGAATTTGGCATCACGGTGGAGGAACTGCCGCCTGCAGAAGATCCAACCGAGATTCCTGATATTGAGGATAGTGCCGAAAGTCTGTTGCCACGTCCTCCAGTTGTCACGATCATGGGTCATGTTGACCATGGGAAAACTTCCTTGCTTGATGCAATCCGTCAGACGAACGTTACTGGACAAGAAGCTGGCGGCATTACCCAACATATTGGCGCTTATCAAGTAAACTATCAAAATAATAAAATAGTTTTTCTAGATACTCCTGGTCATGAAGCTTTCACAGCAATGCGAGCTCGCGGTGCGCAGGTCACAGACATTGCTATTCTGGTGGTTGCTGCGGACGACGGCGTTATGCCGCAGACCATTGAAGCAATCAATCATGCAAAAGCAGCAAAAGTACCAATTATAGTGGCTGTCAATAAAATAGATCGTCCTGGCGCGAATGTTGATCGGATTAAGCAACAATTAACCGAACAAGGATTAGTCACCGAAGAATGGGGCGGTGAAACGATTGTTGTTCCTGTCTCAGCCAAAACCAAGACTGGTATAAACGAGCTTTTAGAAATGATTTTGCTGGTCGCTGAAGTACAAGACTTGAAAGCTAACCCCAACCGTTTGGCAATCGGTACCATCATTGAAGCTGAGTTAGATAAGGGGAGAGGCCCTGTAGCGACAGTACTCGTTCAAAAAGGCACTCTTCGTATTGGCGATACTATTATAGCTGGCACAGCCTATGGTAAAGTGCGAGCCATGATCAATGATCGCGGCGACAAAGTAAAAAAAGCGACTCCTTCAACGCCAGTAGAAGTTCTGGGACTATCTGATGTGCCAATGGCTGGAGATATCTTAGCTGTGGTAGATGAAAATACTGCCCGCTCTGTCGCTGAAAAACGTGTTTCGAAAAAACGCATTGAAGATATGGGACAAATGCAAAAGATCACGTTGGATGATCTGTTTACTCAAATTCAAGAAGGTAAACTTAAGGACTTAAACATTGTTATCAAGGCTGACGGACAAGGCTCTATTGAGGCGCTACGTCAAGCGTTTGCAGGGATGCAAAATAAAGAAGTACGCGTTAGCTTAGTGCATGCAGGTGTAGGCGCAATCAACGAGTCTGACGTTATGCTCGCCTCTGCAGCCAATGCGTTGGTTATTGGGTTCAATGTTCGTCCTGATGCCAATTCGCGCAAAGCTGCGGAAGCAGAAAAGGTAGATATTCGTACGTATCGAGTCATTTATGATGTCGTCAATGATGTTGAAGCAGCGATGACCGGTATGTTAGCTCCTGAATATAAAGAAGTGATTCAAGGGCGTCTCGAAGCCAGAAAGGTAATTTCCGTGCCAAAGGCCGTTGTCGCAGGTTGTTATGTATTAGAAGGTAAGATATTTAACAACTCGCAATTGCGTATTGTTCGCAACGGTATTGTGGTTCATGAAGGCAAAGTTGAATCACTCCGTCGTTTCAAAGACGAAGTAAAAGAAGTTGCCGCCGGCTACGAATGCGGTGTTTCAGTCGAAAAGTATCGTGATATAAAAGAAGGCGATATTTTAGAAGCATTTACTATGGAGCTGGTCAAGCAAAGTAGCTAA
- the rimP gene encoding ribosome maturation factor RimP gives MANHIEQAVEKLVLECIEGSDLELVDVEYVRERDWYLRIYIDKVGGIGVEDCQWLSERIGEKLDVADFIRDSYYLEVSSPGLDRPLKNLKDFVRHAGQKVELHTFAPINGKKIVVGTLKGLVDNNVVLDIDGTEVSIPKDKTSQVRLYIEF, from the coding sequence ATGGCCAATCACATTGAACAAGCGGTGGAAAAGCTTGTGTTAGAGTGCATTGAAGGTAGCGACCTCGAATTGGTCGATGTCGAATATGTACGAGAACGCGACTGGTACTTGCGGATATACATAGATAAAGTGGGCGGTATTGGTGTCGAGGACTGCCAGTGGCTGAGCGAACGCATTGGAGAAAAATTAGACGTAGCCGATTTTATACGCGATAGTTATTATCTTGAAGTTTCGTCACCCGGGCTTGATCGTCCGTTAAAGAATCTGAAGGATTTTGTTCGACATGCAGGGCAGAAGGTTGAACTCCATACATTCGCACCAATTAATGGGAAAAAGATTGTTGTCGGTACATTAAAAGGACTAGTAGATAATAATGTTGTCTTGGATATTGACGGGACAGAGGTTAGCATTCCTAAAGATAAAACCTCGCAAGTCCGTTTATATATTGAATTCTAA
- the nusA gene encoding transcription termination factor NusA: MNAEFMQAFEQLGREKGISTEILFDAIEAALISAYKRNFASAQNVRVSLDRTTGEIHVYARKAVTDDVKDSRLDISLEDAKKIDPRFELEDVIELEVTPKNFGRIAAQTAKQVVVQRIREAERGIIYEEFSNREGDIVTGIIQRIEQKNVFIDLGKAEATLAPSEQIVGESYRQWDRVKTYITEVRKTTKGPQILVSRTHPGLLKRLFELEVPEIHDGVVEIKSVSREPGMRSKIAVYSRDENVDPVGACVGHKGMRVQTIVNELRGEKIDIVKWSPDPAKYIANALSPAKVVDVEINELEKISKVVVPDFQLSLAIGKEGQNARLAAKLTGWKIDIKSESQAAMLT, encoded by the coding sequence ATGAATGCCGAATTCATGCAGGCATTTGAACAACTCGGCCGAGAAAAGGGAATCTCTACAGAAATTTTATTTGATGCCATTGAGGCAGCTCTCATTTCTGCATACAAGCGAAATTTCGCATCTGCCCAGAATGTGAGAGTATCTCTTGACCGTACAACAGGAGAAATTCACGTATATGCCCGCAAGGCTGTTACAGATGACGTGAAAGACTCGAGACTGGATATTTCTTTGGAAGATGCGAAAAAAATTGACCCGCGTTTTGAGTTAGAGGATGTCATTGAACTGGAAGTCACACCGAAAAACTTTGGTCGTATTGCCGCTCAGACTGCTAAACAGGTGGTTGTTCAGCGAATTCGTGAAGCCGAGCGTGGAATCATTTATGAAGAATTTTCCAATCGAGAGGGCGATATCGTAACAGGAATAATTCAACGAATAGAGCAAAAAAACGTTTTTATTGATTTAGGCAAAGCAGAGGCTACCCTAGCACCTTCTGAGCAAATAGTTGGTGAGAGCTATCGGCAATGGGATCGAGTAAAAACCTATATCACAGAAGTGCGTAAAACTACCAAGGGACCACAAATCCTTGTATCTAGGACCCATCCCGGTCTGTTGAAACGTCTATTTGAGCTTGAAGTGCCAGAAATACATGATGGCGTTGTGGAGATCAAATCTGTATCACGCGAGCCAGGTATGCGATCAAAGATCGCAGTCTACTCTCGTGACGAAAATGTCGACCCGGTGGGGGCTTGCGTTGGTCATAAAGGCATGAGAGTCCAGACCATTGTCAACGAACTGCGGGGCGAAAAAATTGATATTGTCAAATGGAGCCCAGATCCTGCGAAGTATATTGCTAATGCACTCAGCCCGGCGAAGGTAGTAGACGTAGAAATTAACGAATTAGAAAAAATATCTAAAGTAGTTGTTCCCGATTTTCAGCTATCGCTTGCCATTGGCAAAGAGGGTCAGAATGCACGCCTTGCCGCGAAATTAACCGGTTGGAAGATTGATATTAAGAGTGAATCCCAAGCAGCCATGCTGACGTAG
- a CDS encoding PolC-type DNA polymerase III, giving the protein MNNYCIIPESQRDFQLFTADMSLSSSDRTLLNQSVITKVTVDPTLNTWLLSVNTPQPVPNTLQTALCRHLAKNCQLASVSLEIQVIDLSTCVRDHWAKIVAGAVDSSALHHVLIQASRKLEEDILYVETDGELAAQMLLERGAEQRISDYLSSQFGASCTVKITAACSEETGCEDIFTPEYLEALSAATTEVKQEKISPILYGRNIKDEPRTIESIKEEDRNLVIQGEIVKVDCRELKTGRFLISFDVADDTNGISAKLFLEKQEQYTKLLGNLKAGMIVRIKGKAQQDKFANNDLSFFVDSIVTMEKAAPRFDDYEHKRVELHAHTRMSALDAIVPAKQLVATAAKWGHPAIAITDHGVVQAFPEAYEEASKHGIKLIYGLEGYLFDQDINQARHIILLAKNRTGLYNLYRLISISHLKYLHRTPRIPRSILMEHREGLILGSACEAGELIQAILRGADDDELLAVANFYDYLEIQPADNNAFLLREGKIANREGLLNINRKVCELGQKLDKPVVATCDVHFLNPEDEVYRRILMAGRGYSDADNQPPLFFRTTREMLAEFQYLGEKKAFEVVVENSCKISDSIESFKPIPDELYSPQIPGAEEEIRSMSYQRAEELYGNPLPVIVEERLQNELNSIINNGFAVLYLIAHKLVKKSLDDGYLVGSRGSVGSSFVATMTGITEVNPLPPHWLCPKCKHSHFVTDGSIGGGFDLPDRICPDCQSPMAKNGHDIPFAVFLGFEGDKVPDIDLNFSGDYQPVAHKYTEELFGKDNVFRAGTIATIADKTAFGYAKNYFIEKGAEGVRNSFVERWMGGCTGVKRTTGQHPGGIMVVPRDMDVHYFTPIQYPADDKNSSTITTHFDYHSISSRLVKLDILGHDDPTVIRMLEDLTHIDAKKIPFDDPKTMSLFSSTQALGLSPDQINSTVGTFGIPEFGTKFVRQMLEDTKPSTFSELVRISGFSHGTDVWLNNAQDLIKSGVAKLSEAISARDDIMIYLIHKGVLPKLAFKVMENVRKGKGVKPEDCAKLREKNVPEWYIESCQKIKYMFPKAHAVAYVMMAFRIAYCKVYHPLAFYASYFTVRATDFDADLIVGASESFLRAKLKELEQKGNALSAKEKGQLTILEMALEMNLRGFRFRKIDIYQSDSERFLVCDDGLLPPIGSLQGVGTSAAHNLVQSRHDKPFSSVEDLRVRSRVSKTVIEMLEKHGCLDGLPPTDQLLLFA; this is encoded by the coding sequence ATGAATAATTACTGCATAATACCTGAGAGTCAGCGCGATTTTCAGCTATTTACAGCTGATATGTCGCTGTCCTCATCTGACCGTACTTTACTGAATCAAAGTGTCATAACTAAAGTCACAGTTGACCCCACTTTAAATACGTGGCTGTTGTCAGTAAATACACCACAGCCCGTGCCTAATACTCTGCAAACCGCCTTATGTAGGCACTTGGCTAAAAATTGCCAGCTAGCCTCAGTTTCGCTTGAAATTCAAGTAATAGACTTATCTACATGTGTTAGAGACCATTGGGCAAAGATTGTTGCCGGAGCAGTAGATAGTTCAGCATTGCATCATGTATTGATTCAAGCCAGTCGTAAACTTGAAGAAGATATCCTCTACGTCGAGACAGACGGAGAATTGGCTGCTCAAATGTTGCTTGAGCGTGGGGCAGAGCAACGCATCAGTGACTATTTGAGCAGCCAATTTGGCGCTAGTTGCACTGTTAAGATCACCGCTGCCTGCAGTGAAGAAACTGGCTGTGAAGACATATTCACTCCAGAATACTTAGAAGCACTATCTGCAGCCACTACTGAGGTTAAGCAAGAAAAAATAAGTCCAATACTGTATGGCAGAAATATAAAAGATGAACCGAGAACGATCGAATCAATAAAAGAAGAGGACCGCAACCTGGTTATCCAAGGTGAAATTGTTAAAGTTGACTGTCGCGAACTTAAAACTGGCCGTTTCCTAATCAGCTTCGACGTTGCCGATGATACAAACGGAATTAGCGCTAAACTATTTCTGGAGAAACAAGAACAATACACAAAGCTATTAGGTAATTTAAAAGCTGGCATGATCGTCCGTATCAAGGGCAAGGCCCAGCAAGATAAGTTCGCCAATAACGACTTGTCGTTCTTTGTTGACAGTATTGTGACTATGGAAAAAGCGGCACCACGATTTGACGATTATGAGCATAAGCGCGTTGAATTGCATGCTCATACGAGAATGAGTGCACTTGACGCGATAGTCCCGGCAAAACAACTTGTTGCAACTGCCGCCAAATGGGGACATCCTGCAATTGCAATCACAGACCACGGAGTCGTACAGGCATTTCCAGAGGCCTATGAAGAAGCTTCAAAGCACGGCATAAAACTGATTTATGGCTTAGAAGGCTACCTGTTCGATCAAGACATCAATCAAGCCAGACATATTATCTTGCTGGCGAAAAACCGCACTGGTTTATATAATTTATATCGTTTAATTTCGATTTCCCACCTGAAATATCTGCACAGAACGCCTCGCATTCCTCGCTCGATCTTAATGGAACACCGGGAAGGGCTAATTCTGGGATCAGCCTGTGAAGCTGGGGAGCTAATTCAGGCAATCTTGCGCGGAGCTGACGATGACGAACTATTAGCCGTTGCTAATTTTTACGATTATCTTGAGATTCAGCCGGCCGACAATAATGCATTTCTGTTACGAGAAGGAAAGATCGCCAACCGGGAAGGTCTTCTTAATATCAATCGTAAGGTTTGTGAATTAGGTCAGAAACTCGATAAGCCGGTTGTTGCGACCTGTGATGTTCATTTCCTTAATCCGGAGGACGAAGTCTATCGCCGGATATTAATGGCCGGACGGGGGTATAGTGACGCTGATAATCAGCCGCCGCTATTTTTCCGAACGACGCGCGAAATGCTGGCTGAGTTTCAATATCTTGGAGAAAAAAAAGCGTTCGAAGTTGTTGTTGAGAATTCCTGTAAAATCAGTGACAGCATTGAATCGTTTAAGCCAATACCTGATGAACTTTATTCACCGCAAATTCCAGGCGCCGAGGAAGAAATTCGTTCTATGTCTTACCAACGAGCTGAGGAATTATATGGCAATCCTCTGCCGGTTATCGTGGAAGAACGGCTACAGAATGAATTAAACTCTATTATCAACAATGGCTTTGCTGTACTCTACTTAATTGCTCATAAATTAGTAAAGAAGTCGCTTGACGACGGCTATTTAGTTGGTTCCAGAGGATCGGTAGGTTCTTCTTTTGTTGCTACCATGACCGGAATAACAGAGGTTAATCCGTTGCCGCCGCACTGGCTTTGTCCGAAGTGCAAACATTCCCACTTTGTCACTGATGGCAGTATTGGTGGCGGCTTCGATTTGCCAGACAGAATTTGTCCAGATTGTCAATCGCCGATGGCGAAAAACGGCCATGACATCCCCTTTGCAGTCTTTTTAGGCTTTGAGGGTGATAAGGTTCCGGATATTGACTTGAACTTTTCCGGCGACTACCAGCCTGTCGCTCATAAATATACAGAAGAGTTATTTGGCAAAGATAATGTATTCCGGGCAGGTACCATCGCCACTATCGCCGATAAGACTGCGTTCGGTTATGCAAAAAATTATTTTATTGAAAAAGGTGCTGAGGGAGTCCGTAACTCGTTCGTTGAGCGCTGGATGGGTGGCTGTACTGGAGTCAAGCGCACAACAGGGCAACATCCTGGCGGAATCATGGTTGTACCCCGCGATATGGATGTTCATTATTTCACGCCAATTCAATACCCAGCTGACGACAAAAATTCATCAACTATCACCACGCATTTTGATTATCACTCGATCAGCAGTCGGCTTGTTAAGCTAGATATACTCGGTCATGACGACCCGACCGTTATTCGTATGCTTGAGGATTTGACCCACATTGACGCCAAGAAAATTCCGTTTGACGACCCTAAAACAATGAGTTTATTTTCTTCTACTCAAGCGCTTGGGCTTTCACCAGATCAAATCAATTCGACTGTAGGTACGTTTGGAATCCCGGAATTTGGTACGAAATTTGTTCGTCAGATGTTAGAAGATACTAAGCCATCTACCTTCAGTGAATTAGTCAGAATCAGCGGATTCTCTCACGGTACTGATGTTTGGTTGAATAATGCTCAGGATCTTATTAAATCCGGGGTGGCTAAACTGTCTGAGGCCATCTCTGCACGAGATGACATTATGATCTATCTTATCCATAAAGGCGTTCTTCCCAAATTGGCTTTTAAGGTGATGGAAAACGTTCGTAAAGGCAAAGGTGTCAAACCGGAAGATTGTGCAAAATTGCGCGAAAAGAACGTTCCTGAGTGGTATATCGAATCCTGCCAAAAAATCAAATATATGTTTCCCAAAGCCCATGCTGTCGCCTATGTCATGATGGCATTTCGCATCGCGTATTGCAAAGTGTATCACCCGCTTGCTTTTTATGCTTCTTATTTCACGGTTCGGGCAACAGATTTTGATGCAGATTTGATTGTTGGTGCCAGTGAATCCTTCCTGCGAGCCAAACTGAAAGAACTTGAGCAGAAAGGTAATGCACTATCTGCAAAAGAGAAAGGCCAACTAACAATTTTAGAGATGGCACTGGAAATGAATCTTCGCGGATTTCGCTTCCGTAAAATCGATATCTACCAGTCAGATTCCGAACGCTTCTTGGTCTGTGATGACGGACTTTTGCCGCCGATTGGATCTCTACAGGGAGTTGGCACGTCAGCTGCGCACAATCTCGTTCAATCAAGGCATGACAAACCGTTTTCATCTGTTGAAGATTTACGTGTCAGGTCGCGGGTGTCTAAGACTGTAATTGAGATGTTGGAGAAACACGGGTGTTTGGACGGATTGCCACCGACTGACCAATTACTGTTGTTTGCGTAA
- a CDS encoding L7Ae/L30e/S12e/Gadd45 family ribosomal protein, with translation MNEQKLLSLLGLAQRAGKALSGEFVIERNIRSGKVQCLIVASDASENTRKKYRDMSQYYGVPCFEVLSKESLSGGIGKENRAAIAVTDPGMAQALKKLLSEAP, from the coding sequence ATGAATGAACAAAAACTTTTGTCTCTGCTTGGACTGGCGCAACGTGCTGGCAAGGCGCTGTCAGGCGAGTTCGTGATAGAAAGAAATATCCGTTCAGGCAAAGTTCAATGCTTGATCGTTGCATCTGACGCATCGGAAAATACACGCAAGAAGTACCGTGATATGTCTCAATACTATGGAGTACCTTGCTTCGAAGTCTTATCCAAAGAGTCGCTTAGTGGTGGAATAGGCAAGGAGAACCGAGCAGCAATTGCGGTTACCGACCCTGGGATGGCTCAGGCATTGAAGAAACTGTTATCTGAAGCACCGTAA
- the rnpM gene encoding RNase P modulator RnpM — MKVKKTPNRMCVGCQDSKNKKELLRVVRTPEGEIRIDPTGKLAGRGAYICPDSACFAKAYKEKRLERALKHAVDKQIYEDLVSRIETNE, encoded by the coding sequence ATGAAAGTAAAAAAAACTCCCAATCGGATGTGCGTTGGCTGTCAAGATAGCAAAAACAAAAAAGAGCTTTTGCGCGTAGTAAGAACTCCAGAGGGTGAAATCCGTATTGATCCAACAGGGAAACTCGCCGGACGCGGAGCGTATATTTGTCCTGATTCAGCTTGTTTTGCGAAAGCATATAAAGAGAAACGATTGGAGCGGGCTTTGAAACACGCAGTTGATAAACAAATTTATGAAGACTTAGTTTCCCGTATAGAAACCAATGAATGA
- the rbfA gene encoding 30S ribosome-binding factor RbfA has product MGQLRIEKVQEFIKQEISQIILTDLKDPRVGFVTVTRVEVTGDLQHAKIFISLMGSPEQKESTLQGLQRALGFMRTEIGKRLRLRMIPDLALAVDESLDHSVRIQKLLDEIKQDESGN; this is encoded by the coding sequence ATGGGTCAACTGCGGATTGAAAAAGTGCAGGAGTTCATTAAACAGGAAATCAGTCAAATTATTCTCACTGACCTCAAAGACCCACGTGTTGGCTTTGTCACTGTGACTCGGGTGGAGGTTACCGGCGATTTGCAACATGCGAAAATATTCATCAGTTTAATGGGTAGCCCAGAACAAAAAGAATCTACTTTACAAGGGTTGCAGAGAGCACTTGGATTCATGCGAACGGAAATCGGCAAACGGCTACGTTTAAGAATGATTCCGGATCTGGCATTAGCTGTTGACGAGTCTCTTGACCATAGTGTTCGCATTCAAAAACTGCTTGATGAAATCAAGCAAGACGAGTCTGGCAACTAA
- a CDS encoding DHH family phosphoesterase, translating to MNISLSQASQYMFAAESVVITGHVHPDGDCLGSMLALFRLFQQKRVKARLLLDDEIPSLYAFLPDLHEIERPIEPIEADLLIVLDASDIERIGKVREYVSAPVLNLDHHISNTGFADYLFLDPLAAATGSILYSLFRQEGIKPDELTATCLYTAIATDCGFFRYANTTSDTLRYAAELLDCGVQPALVAEALETKPASNIFTLIHVLETLEIVLEGKVACVTVASDVLEIGESTDDFINYPRSIEGVEVAIMFKQTDASFTRISLRSRNVDVSAIALSFGGGGHKRAAGCSIASPLDEAKRQIFVAVASALEEVK from the coding sequence ATGAATATTTCCTTGTCGCAAGCTAGCCAATATATGTTTGCAGCCGAGAGCGTTGTCATCACTGGCCATGTCCACCCTGATGGTGATTGCCTCGGCTCGATGTTGGCGTTATTTAGGCTCTTTCAGCAAAAACGAGTGAAGGCTCGGCTATTGTTGGATGATGAAATACCCTCGCTTTATGCTTTTTTGCCTGACCTGCATGAGATTGAAAGACCGATAGAACCTATTGAGGCAGACCTGTTAATTGTCCTCGATGCTAGCGATATTGAGCGGATAGGCAAGGTACGGGAGTATGTTTCAGCTCCTGTTTTGAATCTTGATCATCATATCTCAAATACCGGTTTTGCAGATTACTTATTTTTAGACCCATTAGCTGCGGCAACAGGATCAATTTTATATTCTCTTTTCCGTCAAGAAGGGATTAAGCCAGATGAGTTAACCGCAACTTGTCTCTATACTGCGATTGCAACAGATTGTGGCTTTTTTCGTTATGCCAATACGACAAGTGATACGCTTCGCTATGCAGCAGAGCTATTAGACTGTGGTGTCCAGCCGGCGCTAGTTGCCGAAGCGCTTGAAACAAAACCAGCCAGCAACATCTTCACCTTGATTCATGTTCTGGAAACCCTGGAAATAGTTCTTGAGGGCAAGGTCGCCTGTGTGACAGTGGCATCAGATGTTCTTGAAATTGGCGAAAGCACGGATGACTTCATCAATTACCCTAGAAGCATTGAAGGCGTTGAAGTTGCCATCATGTTTAAACAAACAGATGCCTCATTCACCCGAATTAGTCTCCGTTCACGCAATGTTGATGTCAGCGCGATTGCGCTGTCCTTTGGTGGCGGAGGCCACAAACGCGCCGCAGGTTGCTCGATCGCCAGCCCACTCGATGAGGCAAAAAGACAAATATTCGTTGCTGTTGCCAGCGCGCTAGAGGAAGTAAAATGA